From Spea bombifrons isolate aSpeBom1 chromosome 6, aSpeBom1.2.pri, whole genome shotgun sequence, a single genomic window includes:
- the LOC128500522 gene encoding potassium voltage-gated channel subfamily C member 1-like, whose protein sequence is MEASNRRVVINVGGVRFETYTSTLQTFPATKLANLAESMAFGTGDYDSQRNEFFFDRNPVVFGYVLDYYRTKRLHCSDDVCKSVLIEELHFWEVDTTQLAHCCWLKVNNKMGDLEDLGMWDEMAHNDQQQLLVQTDRVDYSWRARWQPKIWGLFEMPFSSLTSMCVTAVSLIFTIAAIVIFFEETKQHFAFVANHTQPYYHGYVFLYELDYQKVSYLLYLELVCVFWFLFEFCTRFFFCPDKKKFTKNLLNWVDFISLLPVFVELLAKGEVRRVDYLWKILGFVRTVYILKLIRIIMHIEGSLILRVLSGTLRAILREIFILLLVLAFETLFYAALVFYAEWSEIDTHNHKDFYFEDIYSCCWWAIITLTTVGYGDVHPTTTFGKIVSGVTAISGIMTIVIPIPILMIKFQHYYSIALASEKLKLHRHNQQKL, encoded by the exons ATGGAAGCCTCAAACCGACGTGTTGTTATTAACGTTGGAGGAGTTAGGTTCGAAACCTACACCAGCACCTTGCAAACTTTTCCCGCGACGAAGTTGGCCAACCTTGCGGAATCCATGGCATTCGGCACCGGTGATTACGACTCGCAGCGCAATGAATTTTTCTTTGATCGCAATCCAGTAGTCTTTGGCTACGTGCTCGACTACTACAGGACGAAGCGCCTGCATTGCTCAGATGATGTTTGCAAGTCGGTGCTAATAGAAGAGCTACATTTTTGGGAAGTGGACACCACCCAACTGGCTCATTGCTGCTGGCTAAAAGTCAACAACAAGATGGGTGATTTGGAAGATTTGGGCATGTGGGATGAGATGGCACACAACGATCAGCAGCAGCTCCTTGTCCAGACAGATAGGGTGGACTACAGCTGGAGAGCTCGGTGGCAACCGAAAATCTGGGGTCTCTTTGAGATGCCCTTCTCTTCGCTGACCTCTatg TGTGTCACAGCTGTGTCCCTTATCTTCACGATTGCGGCCATCGTCATCTTTTTCGAAGAGACTAAGCAGCATTTCGCGTTTGTGGCGAACCATACGCAGCCATATTATCACGGCTATGTTTTCCTCTATGAGTTGGATTACCAGAAGGTCTCCTACTTGCTGTACCTGGAACTCGTTTGTGtcttctggttcctgtttgagTTTTGCACGCGTTTCTTCTTCTGCCCCGACAAGAAGAAATTCACGAAGAACCTACTCAACTGGGTGGACTTCATATCCCTCCTCCCAGTCTTCGTGGAACTTCTGGCAAAAGGAGAAGTTAGACGGGTGGACTACTTGTGGAAGATCCTGGGCTTTGTCCGCACAGTGTATATCCTTAAGTTGATCAGGATCATCATGCACATTGAAGGTAGTCTCATTCTAAGGGTCCTTTCTGGAACCCTGAGGGCAATTTTGAGGGAGATCTTCATCCTCTTGCTTGTTTTGGCATTTGAGACACTCTTCTATGCCGCCTTAGTATTCTACGCAGAATGGTCTGAAATAGATACACATAATCACAAGGATTTCTATTTTGAGGACATCTACTCCTGTTGCTGGTGGGCTATAATCACCCTAACCACTGTGGGATATGGGGACGTCCACCCTACAACCACTTTTGGTAAGATTGTATCAGGTGTGACTGCTATATCAGGCATTATGACGATTGTGATACCCATTCCCATTTTAATGATAAAGTTTCAACACTATTACTCCATAGCGCTTGCAAGTGAAAAGCTGAAGCTTCACAGACACAATCAGCAAAAGTTATAA